One genomic region from Nostoc sphaeroides encodes:
- a CDS encoding alpha/beta hydrolase yields the protein MTVPTGTSQPPTGLIVTLHGWGANAEDVASLLPLLNLPNYQFVLPNAPYPYPYSPVGRAWYDLRVENMYQGLAESRQLLIDFLQSLESTTGVPLSRTILSGFSQGGAMTLDVGSKLPLAGLVVMSGYLHPDAVTADQKGIGPTLISHGRYDEVVPLQAALKARETLKSLKVAVEYHEFDMGHEINPQTLEVLRNFVVNTIA from the coding sequence ATCACCGTTCCCACAGGAACTTCTCAACCCCCCACAGGCTTAATTGTCACCTTGCATGGTTGGGGAGCTAACGCTGAGGATGTAGCATCTTTGTTACCCTTGCTCAACTTACCCAATTACCAATTTGTCTTACCCAACGCACCTTATCCTTATCCCTATTCCCCAGTAGGGAGGGCATGGTATGACCTGCGGGTGGAAAATATGTATCAAGGATTGGCAGAAAGTCGGCAACTACTAATAGATTTTTTGCAATCTTTAGAAAGTACCACTGGCGTACCTTTGTCACGTACCATTTTAAGTGGATTTTCTCAAGGCGGGGCAATGACTTTAGATGTCGGCTCAAAATTGCCCCTAGCAGGTTTAGTTGTCATGAGTGGGTATTTACATCCTGATGCAGTCACGGCAGATCAAAAAGGGATTGGGCCGACTTTAATCAGCCACGGTAGATATGATGAAGTTGTTCCCCTGCAAGCTGCTTTGAAGGCACGAGAAACTCTCAAGTCTCTAAAAGTGGCGGTAGAATACCACGAATTTGATATGGGGCATGAAATAAATCCACAAACGTTAGAGGTGCTACGAAATTTCGTTGTAAATACAATTGCTTAG
- a CDS encoding DUF2555 domain-containing protein — MTTLSISRKEIAAMTVAEVEELATRLELDNYNNAFDGLNDWHLLRAIAFQRPELVEPYIYLLDLEPYDEA, encoded by the coding sequence ATGACAACTCTAAGCATTTCCAGGAAAGAAATTGCTGCCATGACTGTGGCAGAAGTAGAAGAACTGGCTACACGTCTGGAGCTAGATAATTATAATAATGCTTTTGACGGTTTAAATGATTGGCATTTATTGCGAGCGATCGCATTTCAGCGTCCAGAGTTAGTTGAACCCTATATCTACCTCTTAGACTTGGAACCCTACGATGAAGCGTAG
- the coaBC gene encoding bifunctional phosphopantothenoylcysteine decarboxylase/phosphopantothenate--cysteine ligase CoaBC: MPNPKSNRVLIAVGGGIAAYKICELVSTLFKTGVEIRVILTRSAQEFITPLTIATLSRHRAYTDDDFWQPTHSRPLHIDLGEWADVMVIAPLTANTLAKLAYGMADNLLTNTVLASTCPVLLAPAMNTDMWEQLSVQRNWQQLLTDSRYHGMNTASGLLACDRIGAGRLAEPPEIFAHIQSLLHTQGKRDLVGKRVLISAGGTREYLDPVRFIGNPSTGKMGLALAQAALHRGANVTLVHGPANWAVPLGVQAISIVSAEQMQQAMLEYLPNADVIVMSAAVADVKPRDYSIEKLAKRSLPQALPLEPVPDIVAQLAQLKQPHQILIGFAAQSGNIVKPALEKLQSKKLDAIVANPIDQPDSGFGSDNNQAIFLDNQGRQVAIAPCSKLEMAHNLFDFVIN, translated from the coding sequence ATGCCTAATCCAAAATCGAACAGGGTTTTAATTGCTGTAGGTGGCGGTATCGCCGCCTACAAAATTTGTGAATTGGTTTCGACGCTGTTTAAAACTGGGGTGGAAATCCGAGTTATCCTCACCCGTTCGGCGCAAGAATTTATCACGCCTCTAACAATAGCCACCCTATCTCGTCATCGGGCCTACACAGATGATGATTTTTGGCAACCAACTCACTCTCGTCCTTTGCATATTGATTTGGGTGAATGGGCTGATGTCATGGTAATTGCCCCTTTGACAGCTAATACATTAGCAAAGCTAGCCTACGGGATGGCTGATAATTTACTCACAAATACTGTGCTGGCTTCTACTTGTCCGGTGCTGTTAGCACCCGCAATGAATACGGATATGTGGGAACAGCTATCAGTGCAGCGAAATTGGCAACAGCTATTGACAGATAGCCGATATCATGGGATGAATACAGCATCGGGTTTATTAGCCTGCGATCGCATCGGTGCTGGTAGATTAGCAGAACCTCCAGAAATATTCGCTCATATCCAATCGCTGTTACATACTCAAGGTAAACGAGATTTAGTAGGTAAACGAGTGTTAATTAGCGCTGGGGGAACGCGAGAGTATCTTGACCCAGTTAGATTTATTGGCAATCCTTCCACAGGTAAAATGGGATTAGCTTTAGCACAAGCGGCACTTCACCGAGGGGCAAACGTCACCCTAGTACATGGACCAGCTAATTGGGCTGTACCATTAGGAGTGCAAGCAATTTCTATTGTTAGTGCCGAGCAAATGCAGCAGGCCATGCTGGAATATTTACCCAACGCTGATGTAATTGTCATGTCAGCAGCCGTGGCAGATGTGAAGCCACGAGATTATAGTATAGAGAAATTAGCCAAGCGATCGCTCCCCCAAGCTTTACCCTTGGAACCAGTACCCGATATAGTCGCCCAATTAGCACAACTCAAACAGCCGCATCAGATATTAATTGGTTTTGCAGCACAAAGTGGGAATATTGTCAAGCCAGCATTAGAAAAATTACAGAGTAAAAAACTCGATGCTATTGTTGCCAATCCCATCGATCAACCTGATAGTGGTTTTGGGAGTGATAATAATCAAGCGATATTTTTAGATAATCAAGGACGGCAAGTAGCGATCGCACCTTGTTCTAAATTAGAAATGGCCCATAATTTATTTGATTTTGTCATCAATTGA